One genomic segment of Arachis duranensis cultivar V14167 chromosome 4, aradu.V14167.gnm2.J7QH, whole genome shotgun sequence includes these proteins:
- the LOC107483726 gene encoding uncharacterized protein LOC107483726, with product MPTMEAGEVAVFVDTNFGTRIAFKAFPHVTVASLKRDFARVHLGCLPDTGEIQVNGLMVKRKSCFYYLPDSLPIKHVFPKMRRTWFLHMDIQHLTRLHIPCSPCGIAILSKRQGLMTSNGENKGICNSEEKRAEGFCKNYMQNAAGGTLEDEKPTGTTEKSQYLKEENKVENQAVLHANSMQGSLSKMSTQVISVSAIINKYFLGFNGIDNINSSPNSDFTSNAVHSDIEVQSKATPQSCLKRRINIPAPVTPKTAPPVLHAAFRVDLVSKKAGPKRRRSRKHAPFHADLVSKERKSRVGKRLLVASQSLGVSPIKDSSILFCKLKNRNQIEQKSQINGSIFSLSDSDSDS from the exons ATGCCAACAATGGAAGCTGGTGAAGTTGCTGTGTTTGTGGACACCAATTTTGGCACTCGCATTGCTTTCAAAGCCTTTCCCCACGTTACAGTCGCATCACTCAAAA GAGACTTTGCGAGAGTACACCTCGGATGTTTACCAGATACAGGAGAAATCCAAGTTAATGGATTAATG GTCAAGCGAAAATCATGCTTCTACTACCTGCCAGATTCCCTGCCTATAAAGCATGTTTTCCCCAAGATGAGGAGAACATGGTTTCTTCACATGGACATTCAGCATTTAACGCGTTTGCATATTCCATGTTCACCCTGTGGCATAGCCATTCTTTCCAAACGCCAGGGCTTGATGACCTCAAATGGTGAGAACAAAGGTATATGCAATAGTGAGGAAAAAAGAGCGGAAGGGTTCTGCAAAAATTACATGCAAAATGCAGCTGGTGGAACTCTAGAAGACGAAAAACCTACCGGCACCACCGAGAAGAGTCAATATTTGAAGGAAGAAAATAAAGTTGAAAATCAGGCTGTGTTGCATGCAAACTCAATGCAAGGCAGTCTCAGTAAGATGTCAACACAAGTGATATCAGTgtcagccataatcaataaataCTTTCTGGGCTTCAATGGGATTGACAATATTAATAGTTCTCCAAACTCGGACTTTACATCCAATGCTGTTCACAGTGATATCGAAGTTCAATCAAAAGCTACACCACAGAGTTGTTTGAAAAGACGAATCAATATTCCGGCACCGGTAACTCCCAAAACAGCTCCACCTGTTCTGCATGCTGCATTTCGGGTTGACTTGGTTTCCAAAAAAGCAGGGCCTAAAAGGAGAAGATCCAGAAAACATGCTCCGTTTCATGCTGACTTGGTTTCCAAAGAGAGAAAATCCAGAGTTGGGAAGCGTCTTCTTGTCGCTTCTCAAAGTCTTGGGGTTTCTCCCATCAAGGATAGTTCCATACTTTTTTGTAAActtaaaaatagaaatcaaaTAGAGCAGAAATCTCAGATCAATGGTTCAATATTTTCTCTTAGTGATAGTGACAGTGATAGTTGA